The Microbacterium sp. SORGH_AS_0862 genome has a segment encoding these proteins:
- a CDS encoding MFS transporter: MIRMRATTRFGYALGGIASGTYGTVPGLILMPYLTDLLGVEAAVAGLIVFIPKAWDFFLNPIAGRVSDRSRRPDRRRPFLLRAGVILALTFAAMFFGPSAPPVAGALWVLALFVASATAYAFFQVPYLALSAEITDDYGERTRLVTWRVIVFTLAILVSGAAAPALVEAAGGLAGYRIMAGAMSALILVGTVGVWWGTRGAARVRSEPAGGRLRTQLAAVLGNPDARLLVIPFVLQAIAMGMVLSGVIYVARHVFDDASLATTCFVCFVAPAILLTPVWAALGRRNGKRNGFAVATVVQIAGFIGLFVAAGMGQGMLLAAAAVVGVGYAGGQLFPLAMLPDIAADDAKRSGLNRIGMLAGVWSGFELLGYALGPALLGVTMSIGGYVASTQIDLPQTDAAKAAIIIGISLIPAFLCAVSLLPLSRYTLDARLRREAVTTPPGSA, translated from the coding sequence ATGATCAGGATGCGGGCGACGACGCGATTCGGGTATGCGCTGGGCGGTATCGCCTCCGGCACATACGGCACTGTGCCGGGACTCATCCTCATGCCGTACCTCACGGATCTTCTCGGGGTGGAGGCGGCGGTCGCCGGGCTCATCGTGTTCATCCCCAAGGCGTGGGACTTCTTCCTCAACCCGATCGCCGGCCGCGTGTCGGACCGCTCCCGGCGTCCGGACCGGCGCCGCCCCTTCCTGTTGCGAGCCGGCGTGATCCTGGCGCTCACCTTCGCCGCCATGTTCTTCGGCCCGAGCGCACCCCCCGTCGCCGGCGCGCTCTGGGTGCTCGCGCTCTTCGTCGCCTCGGCGACGGCGTACGCGTTCTTCCAGGTGCCCTACCTCGCTCTGTCGGCAGAGATCACCGACGACTACGGCGAGCGCACACGCCTCGTCACCTGGCGCGTGATCGTCTTCACTCTGGCGATCCTTGTCTCCGGCGCCGCGGCTCCCGCACTGGTCGAAGCGGCGGGCGGGCTCGCCGGCTATCGGATCATGGCGGGGGCGATGTCGGCGCTGATCCTCGTCGGCACCGTCGGCGTGTGGTGGGGAACCCGAGGCGCCGCTCGCGTGCGCAGCGAGCCCGCCGGCGGGCGACTGCGCACGCAGCTGGCGGCCGTGCTGGGCAACCCGGATGCCCGCCTTCTCGTCATCCCTTTCGTCTTGCAGGCGATCGCCATGGGCATGGTGCTCAGCGGCGTGATCTACGTCGCACGGCATGTGTTCGACGACGCATCCCTGGCGACGACCTGCTTCGTCTGCTTCGTGGCCCCGGCCATTCTGCTGACTCCGGTGTGGGCGGCGCTCGGGCGGCGCAACGGAAAGCGCAACGGGTTCGCGGTCGCCACTGTGGTCCAGATTGCGGGCTTCATCGGGCTGTTCGTGGCTGCGGGAATGGGGCAAGGGATGCTGCTCGCCGCCGCTGCCGTCGTCGGCGTCGGCTACGCGGGCGGCCAGCTCTTTCCTCTCGCCATGCTTCCGGATATCGCCGCCGATGACGCGAAGCGTTCCGGTCTGAACCGGATCGGGATGCTCGCCGGCGTGTGGTCGGGATTCGAACTGCTCGGCTACGCCCTGGGCCCGGCGCTGCTCGGGGTGACGATGAGCATCGGCGGCTACGTCGCCTCCACGCAGATCGATCTCCCGCAGACGGATGCAGCCAAAGCGGCGATCATCATCGGCATCTCCCTCATACCTGCATTCCTGTGCGCCGTGAGTCTGCTGCCGCTCTCGCGCTACACGCTGGATGCCCGGCTGCGGCGAGAAGCGGTCACCACTCCACCGGGATCCGCCTGA
- a CDS encoding AsnC family protein produces MSDSLSELDLAIVHALQIDARAPWARIAAAVGADTGTVTRHWQALRAGGLAWATIWPTPERWARTTDVALVLMDADAAVRDAITLMPWVIALDETSAGVLAVVAESGGLEAIGARVRAIAGLGAGIRRTDVAASIVQEDSTWRLQALSRAQQRVLVAPAGARRDVRPPSPEATAEIAAALADDPRLAVLTLARRLGVSEPTMRRTLDRSIAAGVLRFGCDLSMAAAGLGRAAVLWARARDVDAAADRAGLLAETHRAGIVVGPSPVFASVRMRTLTALPSIEHRWQDAAAVEVADRWTVLRTWKRNGHLLDGEGRSIRRIPVEW; encoded by the coding sequence ATGTCCGACTCGCTCAGCGAACTCGATCTTGCGATCGTCCACGCGCTGCAGATCGACGCCCGGGCGCCGTGGGCGCGAATCGCCGCAGCCGTCGGAGCAGACACCGGGACCGTGACCCGCCACTGGCAGGCGCTGCGCGCAGGCGGGCTCGCCTGGGCCACGATCTGGCCGACGCCTGAACGGTGGGCACGAACGACCGACGTGGCGCTCGTGTTGATGGACGCGGATGCGGCGGTGCGCGACGCGATCACGCTGATGCCCTGGGTGATCGCGCTCGACGAGACGTCTGCGGGCGTTCTGGCGGTCGTCGCCGAATCGGGCGGACTCGAGGCGATCGGCGCGCGCGTGCGCGCGATCGCGGGGCTGGGCGCCGGCATCCGGCGCACCGACGTCGCCGCATCCATCGTGCAGGAGGACTCGACGTGGCGGCTGCAGGCCCTCTCGCGCGCACAGCAGCGTGTGCTGGTTGCGCCCGCAGGTGCGCGTCGCGACGTGCGGCCGCCGTCGCCCGAGGCCACCGCGGAGATCGCGGCGGCGCTCGCCGACGATCCTCGACTCGCGGTGCTGACTCTGGCGAGACGGTTGGGTGTGTCGGAACCGACGATGCGCCGAACCCTCGATCGGTCGATCGCCGCCGGGGTTCTGCGCTTCGGTTGCGACCTCTCCATGGCGGCGGCGGGTCTCGGGCGCGCGGCGGTCCTGTGGGCGCGCGCACGGGACGTCGACGCCGCAGCGGATCGCGCGGGTCTGCTCGCCGAGACGCACCGGGCGGGTATCGTCGTCGGCCCCTCACCCGTGTTCGCGAGTGTGCGGATGCGGACCCTCACCGCTCTGCCGTCGATCGAGCATCGTTGGCAGGATGCCGCCGCCGTCGAGGTCGCCGACCGGTGGACCGTGCTGCGCACGTGGAAACGCAACGGTCATCTCCTGGACGGTGAGGGGCGTTCGATCAGGCGGATCCCGGTGGAGTGGTGA
- a CDS encoding M28 family metallopeptidase: protein MTMTESAMMETIRSLVALAPRATGTPGGDAAADYVRGRFERAGLATQELRVPSFRWEANECRLDLGTETIACAPILHSGLVSHEWTGSASHRLVAPIVDIGSGRVAAHDVRGAIVLFDLTFDMTLAHTLPLARYIHDPNRRMLRRDVLAGRNPYVTSLARVMRDAAAAGAVGLIGVLRDYPDSLRYHNEYYRRTLFSLPGAWVTRAEGRRLRRLLGSSPSEAALTLTVERRRVTSRSVIGVLPGRTTDAVMVQSHHDSVGPGAVEDASGTAEVIALAEHFAARDPATRQKTLIFVTFDTHFTGYQAHQEFARRFVLSRGAPWRIVLNTTIEHIGLRAVAGADGGFADTGETEPRGIFLNVNPAFALRIARAVRENGMHSTTLLDATALEFFANGIPTDASFTLVSGVPTVSLISGPLYLYDDADTIERIDRTQLVPVARFFARVIDDADARRGGLLGFLPRRLRLLLPRGRW, encoded by the coding sequence ATGACGATGACGGAATCGGCGATGATGGAGACGATTCGGAGTCTGGTCGCCCTCGCCCCTCGCGCAACGGGAACCCCGGGAGGCGACGCGGCTGCGGACTATGTCCGGGGCCGATTCGAGCGCGCAGGCCTCGCGACCCAGGAGCTGCGGGTTCCTTCCTTCCGATGGGAGGCGAACGAGTGCCGACTCGATCTCGGGACTGAGACGATCGCGTGCGCACCCATCCTGCATTCCGGGCTCGTGTCGCACGAGTGGACCGGAAGTGCCTCCCACCGCCTCGTCGCCCCCATCGTCGACATCGGATCCGGTCGGGTGGCGGCACACGACGTGCGCGGGGCGATCGTGCTGTTCGATCTCACGTTCGACATGACGCTGGCGCACACTCTGCCTCTCGCGCGCTACATCCACGATCCGAACCGGCGGATGCTGCGCCGCGACGTGCTCGCCGGCCGCAACCCCTACGTGACGTCCCTCGCGCGGGTGATGCGTGATGCGGCGGCCGCGGGCGCGGTCGGCCTCATCGGAGTTCTGCGCGATTACCCCGACTCGCTCAGGTACCACAACGAGTACTACCGCCGCACGTTGTTCTCGCTGCCCGGCGCGTGGGTGACGCGCGCGGAGGGGCGACGGCTGCGGCGTCTGCTCGGTTCGTCCCCGTCCGAGGCAGCCCTGACGCTCACCGTCGAGCGTCGCAGGGTGACCTCGCGCAGCGTGATCGGCGTGTTGCCCGGGCGTACGACGGATGCGGTGATGGTGCAGTCTCATCACGACTCCGTCGGTCCGGGGGCGGTGGAGGATGCCTCGGGCACGGCGGAGGTGATCGCGTTGGCCGAGCACTTCGCCGCGCGCGACCCCGCGACGCGGCAGAAGACGCTGATCTTCGTGACGTTCGACACGCATTTCACCGGGTATCAGGCGCATCAGGAGTTCGCACGACGTTTCGTGCTCTCGCGCGGCGCGCCGTGGCGAATCGTCCTGAACACGACCATCGAGCACATCGGCCTACGCGCCGTGGCGGGCGCGGATGGCGGGTTCGCCGACACCGGGGAGACCGAGCCGCGCGGGATCTTCCTGAACGTGAACCCGGCCTTCGCCCTGCGGATCGCACGCGCGGTGCGCGAGAACGGAATGCACAGCACGACCCTGTTGGACGCGACGGCGCTCGAGTTCTTCGCGAACGGCATCCCTACGGACGCGTCGTTCACCCTGGTCAGCGGAGTTCCGACGGTGAGCCTGATCTCAGGGCCGCTATACCTCTACGACGACGCCGACACGATCGAACGCATCGACCGCACGCAGCTGGTGCCGGTCGCGCGGTTCTTCGCGCGCGTCATCGACGACGCGGACGCCCGCCGAGGCGGTCTGCTCGGATTCCTTCCGCGTCGCCTGCGGCTGCTCCTGCCCCGCGGGCGCTGGTGA
- a CDS encoding glycosyltransferase — protein sequence MLTGSRYAERVRAAGVDFVALPAEADTLDSVGATGRNRGIATINAGVEEAFVRPALPAAQKLDALLAEEPVDVVFHDMTFLGVQGLLARPASERPLVVMCGVGPAGFSSRDCPPYGLGIVPARWRGIGRMRDAVLNRSARWVLSGAHRALDDLLARLDAPGLDGAFFMDVLARSDLLAQFTVAEFEYPRSDAPAHLRFYGPMAAPAASSGSAGELIDRLDPDVPVVHVTQGTVANTDFSELIGPSLQALADRPVQVVLTAGGRAASDLPPLPRNAFAADYLPYDRLLPRTSVFVTNGGYGGLHQAMRHGVPIVVAGDSEDKVETSARVQFSGAGLSLGTGRPSPSQIARAVDRVLADPRYAAASRRIGERIAMAGGAPALVDDVEAMLWA from the coding sequence ATGCTGACGGGCTCGCGCTACGCGGAGCGCGTGCGGGCTGCGGGCGTCGACTTCGTCGCCCTCCCGGCCGAGGCGGACACCCTCGACTCCGTGGGCGCCACCGGACGCAACCGTGGGATCGCGACCATCAACGCCGGCGTGGAGGAGGCCTTCGTGCGCCCGGCGCTGCCCGCCGCGCAGAAGCTCGACGCCCTCCTCGCGGAAGAGCCCGTCGACGTCGTGTTCCACGACATGACGTTCCTCGGCGTGCAGGGGCTGCTCGCGCGCCCCGCATCCGAACGGCCGCTCGTCGTCATGTGCGGCGTCGGCCCCGCCGGGTTCTCCAGCCGCGACTGCCCGCCCTACGGGCTCGGTATCGTGCCGGCGCGCTGGCGCGGCATCGGACGGATGCGGGATGCGGTGCTCAACCGCTCAGCCCGCTGGGTATTGTCGGGCGCCCATCGCGCGCTCGACGACCTGCTCGCCCGGCTCGACGCCCCGGGGCTCGACGGTGCCTTCTTCATGGACGTTCTCGCGCGCAGCGACCTGCTCGCGCAGTTCACCGTCGCCGAGTTCGAGTACCCGCGCAGCGACGCGCCCGCACACCTCCGCTTCTACGGCCCGATGGCGGCGCCCGCCGCATCCAGCGGATCCGCGGGGGAGCTCATCGACCGGCTCGACCCGGACGTGCCCGTCGTGCACGTGACGCAGGGGACCGTCGCGAACACCGACTTCTCCGAGCTCATCGGTCCGTCGCTGCAGGCCCTCGCTGACCGCCCGGTGCAAGTGGTGCTCACGGCCGGCGGCAGGGCCGCATCCGATCTGCCCCCGTTGCCGCGCAACGCGTTCGCCGCGGACTACCTGCCCTACGACCGCCTGCTGCCGCGCACGAGCGTCTTCGTCACGAACGGCGGCTACGGCGGCCTGCACCAGGCCATGCGTCACGGGGTGCCGATCGTCGTGGCCGGCGACAGCGAGGACAAGGTGGAGACGTCGGCGCGCGTGCAGTTCTCCGGCGCCGGTCTCAGTCTCGGCACCGGCCGGCCGTCGCCGTCGCAGATCGCCCGCGCCGTCGACCGTGTGCTGGCCGATCCGCGGTACGCCGCCGCATCCCGTCGGATCGGCGAGCGGATCGCGATGGCGGGCGGTGCGCCGGCGCTCGTGGACGACGTGGAGGCGATGCTCTGGGCATGA
- a CDS encoding TetR/AcrR family transcriptional regulator, protein MPRAYHSPRREAEAAATRAGIVAAAARLFIRDGYAATSMKAIAAEAGVSAQTVQLHGPKHALLIAAFETSFAGDEGTHSLTERPLIAEIMAEPEFETALDRYVAFLTEANRRSAAIVQAMMAAADADAAARAAYLELEERRQRDMRLSAVWFASRGRIPEAAVDVAADVLGHLTGPATYLHFTHARGWSDEQYGTWVATQLTHLANSLPPAGNPSGR, encoded by the coding sequence ATGCCCCGCGCGTACCACTCCCCCCGCCGCGAGGCCGAGGCGGCGGCCACGAGGGCGGGCATCGTGGCGGCGGCGGCGAGGCTGTTCATCCGAGATGGCTACGCGGCGACGTCGATGAAGGCGATCGCCGCGGAGGCGGGTGTCTCGGCGCAGACGGTGCAGCTGCACGGTCCGAAGCACGCGCTTCTCATCGCCGCGTTCGAGACGTCGTTCGCCGGCGACGAGGGGACGCACTCGCTCACCGAGCGTCCTCTCATCGCCGAGATCATGGCCGAGCCGGAGTTCGAGACCGCGCTCGATCGCTATGTCGCGTTCCTCACCGAGGCGAACCGGCGTTCGGCGGCGATAGTGCAGGCGATGATGGCGGCGGCGGATGCGGACGCCGCGGCTCGCGCGGCCTACCTCGAGCTCGAGGAACGGCGCCAGCGCGACATGCGACTGAGCGCGGTGTGGTTCGCCTCGCGTGGTCGCATCCCGGAGGCGGCGGTGGATGTGGCGGCGGACGTGCTGGGGCACCTGACGGGCCCGGCGACCTATCTCCACTTCACGCACGCGCGCGGATGGTCCGACGAGCAGTACGGCACCTGGGTCGCCACCCAGCTCACTCACCTCGCCAACTCCCTCCCGCCCGCCGGAAACCCCTCCGGTCGTTGA
- a CDS encoding sugar transferase, with protein MKGEDVSTDFEVDATTESRIAKNASPSLPDHFLLPKTPATAQQPVISDAARQALTTGPIPTPDRVPKNWRRGYQRRLWVSDLLAVVWVVFGTQIAWFGLGNAQLVIAHDSRWTDLSYWVFSAILVITWMGALSWSDSRSPRVFGTGSSEYVRVADSSLRLFGAVAIVAFLLQIDLARGFLLISLPLGILVLLVVRWLWRQWLIAQRSVGEYAARVLLVGSVESVANIARELARTPSAGYKVVGACTPTGKVGALVPGTDIPMMGSVNAVDRAMERAGADTVAVTSTDELPPTKVKEISWGLQAGRQHLVLAPSIVDIAGPRLHTRPVAGLPLIHVETPRFSKGQLFLKRTVDILASTIGVVLLSPVLAFLAMSIRLSSEGPVLFRQTRIGRGGREFTMLKFRSMVTNAEELLENLQRQRREEGIDSGNEVLFKMKNDPRVTPIGRVMRKFSLDELPQLFNVIGGSMSLVGPRPPLPNEVEQYATHVHRRFLVKPGITGLWQVSGRSSLSWEETVRLDLSYVENWSMLGDFVILTKTAKAALAPGETAH; from the coding sequence ATGAAGGGGGAGGATGTGTCGACCGATTTCGAGGTCGACGCGACGACGGAGTCGCGGATAGCGAAGAACGCGTCACCGTCTCTTCCCGACCATTTCCTGCTCCCCAAGACTCCGGCAACGGCTCAGCAGCCCGTCATCTCGGATGCGGCCCGCCAAGCTCTCACGACCGGCCCGATCCCGACACCCGATCGGGTGCCGAAGAACTGGCGCCGCGGCTATCAGCGCCGCCTGTGGGTCAGCGACCTACTTGCGGTCGTCTGGGTGGTCTTCGGCACCCAGATCGCCTGGTTCGGCCTCGGCAACGCCCAGCTCGTCATCGCCCACGACTCTCGCTGGACCGACCTCTCTTACTGGGTGTTCTCCGCCATCCTCGTGATCACCTGGATGGGCGCCCTGTCGTGGAGCGACTCCCGCAGCCCCCGCGTGTTCGGCACCGGCTCTTCCGAGTATGTGCGCGTCGCGGATTCGAGCCTGCGCCTGTTCGGCGCAGTCGCGATCGTGGCCTTCCTCTTACAGATCGACCTGGCCCGAGGATTCCTGCTCATCAGCCTGCCGCTCGGCATCCTCGTCCTCCTCGTCGTGCGCTGGCTCTGGCGGCAGTGGCTGATCGCGCAGCGGTCTGTGGGCGAGTACGCGGCCCGGGTGCTGCTGGTCGGCTCGGTCGAGTCGGTGGCAAACATCGCTCGTGAGCTCGCCCGCACGCCGAGCGCCGGCTACAAGGTGGTCGGCGCGTGCACTCCCACGGGCAAGGTCGGCGCGCTCGTGCCGGGAACCGACATCCCGATGATGGGAAGCGTGAACGCGGTGGACCGCGCCATGGAGCGCGCCGGCGCCGACACCGTCGCGGTCACCAGCACCGACGAGCTGCCGCCCACGAAAGTGAAAGAGATCTCCTGGGGGCTGCAAGCCGGCCGCCAGCACCTGGTGCTCGCGCCGAGCATCGTCGATATCGCAGGCCCGCGCCTGCACACCCGCCCCGTCGCCGGACTCCCCCTGATCCACGTCGAGACGCCGCGCTTCAGCAAGGGCCAGCTCTTCCTGAAGCGCACCGTCGATATCCTCGCGAGCACGATCGGCGTGGTCCTGCTCAGTCCTGTTCTCGCCTTCCTCGCCATGAGCATCCGTCTGTCGTCGGAGGGCCCCGTGCTCTTCCGGCAGACGCGCATCGGACGCGGCGGTCGCGAGTTCACGATGCTCAAGTTCCGCTCGATGGTCACCAACGCCGAGGAGCTGCTCGAGAATCTGCAGCGCCAGCGGCGCGAAGAGGGCATCGATTCGGGCAACGAAGTGCTGTTCAAGATGAAGAACGACCCGCGCGTCACGCCCATCGGGCGCGTCATGCGCAAGTTCAGCCTCGATGAGCTGCCGCAGCTATTCAACGTGATCGGCGGCTCGATGTCGCTGGTCGGGCCGCGCCCGCCGCTGCCGAACGAGGTCGAGCAGTACGCCACGCACGTGCACCGCCGCTTCCTCGTGAAGCCCGGCATCACCGGCCTCTGGCAGGTGAGCGGCCGCTCCAGCCTCTCGTGGGAAGAGACCGTACGTCTCGACCTCTCCTACGTCGAGAACTGGTCAATGCTCGGCGACTTTGTCATCCTCACCAAGACCGCCAAAGCCGCGCTCGCCCCCGGCGAGACGGCCCACTGA
- a CDS encoding NAD-dependent epimerase/dehydratase family protein has translation MTRYLITGDAGFIGFHLSRLLVNQGHEVLGLDGMTDYYDPQLKRDRLAVLEALGGFTHTTVMLENLADARPDVEEFAPEVVIHLAAQAGVRYSLENPDAYISSNVEGTLRLLELARDLKPKHLMIASTSSVYGGNTSMPFSELDSTRSPMSLYAATKLATEALSHSFSHLWSIPTTVFRFFTVYGPWGRPDMALFKFVSAIEAGRPIDVYGHGKMARDFTYVDDLVAAIVALSTTIPYAGSTVSPVDTLSPVAPHRVVNLGGGQPVALMDFIEAVERALGTTAEKVLLPMQPGDVVATSSDPTLLRQLIGTVPSTSVGEGVRAFVEWHANYFAQRRGND, from the coding sequence TTGACTCGGTATCTCATCACAGGCGACGCTGGCTTCATCGGCTTTCACCTTTCCAGATTGCTTGTCAACCAGGGTCATGAGGTCCTCGGCCTCGACGGAATGACCGATTACTACGATCCGCAGTTGAAGCGCGACAGACTGGCCGTTCTGGAGGCACTCGGCGGCTTTACCCACACCACCGTCATGCTTGAGAACCTTGCGGATGCTCGACCCGACGTTGAGGAGTTTGCCCCGGAGGTGGTTATCCATCTAGCCGCGCAGGCAGGTGTCAGATACAGCCTGGAGAATCCGGACGCCTACATCTCCTCGAATGTGGAGGGCACGCTGCGGCTACTCGAGTTGGCGCGCGACCTAAAACCCAAGCACCTGATGATCGCGTCCACATCTTCGGTCTACGGGGGCAACACGTCGATGCCGTTCTCTGAGTTGGACTCCACTCGATCACCAATGTCCCTCTATGCGGCGACGAAGCTCGCGACTGAAGCACTCTCGCACTCCTTCTCGCACCTATGGTCCATTCCGACGACGGTGTTTCGCTTCTTCACTGTGTACGGCCCGTGGGGCCGACCGGACATGGCGCTCTTCAAGTTTGTGAGCGCCATCGAGGCCGGGCGTCCCATCGATGTTTACGGCCATGGAAAGATGGCTCGGGACTTCACGTACGTCGACGATCTTGTAGCCGCTATCGTCGCGCTCAGCACCACCATCCCCTATGCGGGTTCGACCGTCTCTCCCGTAGACACCTTGAGTCCCGTAGCTCCCCACCGAGTGGTCAATCTCGGCGGCGGCCAGCCTGTCGCGCTGATGGACTTCATCGAAGCAGTGGAGAGAGCCCTCGGGACGACAGCTGAGAAGGTCCTGCTCCCGATGCAACCGGGCGACGTCGTAGCCACCTCATCGGACCCGACCTTGCTGCGCCAGTTGATCGGCACCGTTCCATCGACATCTGTGGGCGAAGGCGTGCGCGCGTTCGTTGAGTGGCACGCCAACTACTTCGCACAGAGGCGCGGCAACGACTGA
- a CDS encoding DapH/DapD/GlmU-related protein has translation MFHRLLPAASLIDRFSQERYRKLSSYLLSRSGVDIEGLPLWVSPRAYFDISFRGAIHIGDRTVLSHYVKVLTHDFSLDRAVEDLGLAAAPDSEYVKRSAVWIGSRVFVGMDVMILPGVTIGDGAIVGSGSVVTRDIPARAVAAGNPAKVIGDTEAYVAKRITDFEVSRRRR, from the coding sequence GTGTTCCATAGGCTCTTGCCCGCAGCGTCGTTAATTGACCGGTTTAGTCAAGAACGCTATCGAAAGTTGAGTTCCTACTTGCTATCGCGGTCTGGTGTTGATATTGAAGGGCTCCCATTGTGGGTTAGTCCTCGCGCCTACTTCGACATTTCATTTCGAGGCGCAATTCACATCGGCGATCGAACAGTTCTCAGCCACTATGTGAAGGTGCTAACGCACGACTTCAGCCTCGATCGCGCTGTCGAAGATCTGGGCCTGGCAGCTGCGCCGGATAGCGAGTATGTTAAGCGCTCAGCCGTTTGGATCGGTAGTCGAGTTTTCGTCGGAATGGACGTGATGATTCTCCCCGGTGTGACAATCGGCGACGGCGCGATCGTCGGCTCGGGCTCGGTAGTTACGCGCGACATTCCCGCGCGCGCTGTTGCTGCCGGGAACCCAGCGAAGGTGATTGGTGATACGGAAGCATATGTCGCCAAACGCATCACGGACTTCGAAGTCAGTCGTCGGCGTCGCTGA
- a CDS encoding lipopolysaccharide biosynthesis protein: MAGDLRSAWAAIERVVPRGLLALTSLIVAAVTSPQQVGIYAWAMLGLTFLQSLTDQPVRQIAVNLVSSRNGRRFIRRYVLWSSVGGALFMLCVVGVLSLTLSFDDWVWTSTALLPLAAVPCFTCLSTADMARLQLAGHWRYVSGARAVAAVVALVGGVPVAVLSRSVLGASVTLLVAETAFWLLVRRSVQTRRDVVTTVRGQEARSAFKSMQAYSLLAWIQGQADRVLIGGFAGTVALGLYSVAGSIGRSAGDSIAAAQASVLRVDLTNVGRDQSKIRSVVGRHVRSGMLLNAAAAAPVLGVSFIVLAPILGPSWAEALQIVPVIVIASIPSALSWCAAPVHIHLDRSRRALWAPIAGLMVAPLIALAAFSSLQLAAWAVLGREIVVALTQLLLMQKAAPWREAAIMGALIVVSSACCVALGV, translated from the coding sequence GTGGCAGGGGACTTGCGTAGCGCTTGGGCGGCGATTGAGCGGGTGGTCCCTCGTGGCTTACTTGCGCTAACGAGTCTGATCGTCGCTGCGGTCACTTCCCCGCAGCAGGTGGGGATCTATGCCTGGGCGATGCTCGGGCTGACCTTTCTGCAGTCGTTGACGGACCAGCCTGTGCGGCAGATTGCAGTGAATCTGGTCTCGTCGCGGAACGGGCGTCGGTTCATTCGACGCTACGTGCTCTGGAGCAGCGTGGGTGGCGCACTCTTCATGCTCTGCGTGGTTGGAGTGCTCAGCTTGACCCTCAGCTTCGACGATTGGGTATGGACATCCACAGCTCTGCTGCCACTGGCTGCTGTCCCATGTTTTACCTGTCTATCAACGGCCGACATGGCACGGCTCCAACTGGCTGGGCATTGGCGATACGTCTCTGGTGCTCGCGCGGTCGCGGCAGTCGTTGCTCTTGTGGGCGGTGTCCCAGTTGCGGTGTTGAGCAGATCGGTTCTTGGTGCGAGCGTCACTCTGCTCGTGGCGGAGACCGCGTTCTGGTTGCTTGTGCGACGGTCTGTGCAGACCCGGAGGGACGTCGTCACAACGGTCCGGGGGCAAGAAGCGCGGTCTGCCTTTAAGAGCATGCAGGCCTACAGCCTTCTCGCCTGGATTCAGGGCCAAGCAGACCGAGTCTTGATAGGAGGCTTCGCGGGAACTGTCGCGCTCGGTTTGTACTCGGTCGCCGGATCGATAGGACGAAGCGCGGGGGATTCAATCGCAGCCGCTCAAGCCAGTGTGCTCAGGGTCGATCTAACGAACGTCGGTCGTGACCAAAGTAAGATCCGAAGTGTCGTAGGTCGGCATGTGCGATCTGGAATGCTGCTCAACGCGGCGGCAGCTGCACCCGTCCTTGGGGTGAGCTTTATCGTTCTCGCACCGATCCTCGGGCCCAGCTGGGCAGAGGCCCTCCAGATTGTCCCGGTTATCGTGATTGCGTCGATCCCGTCCGCGTTGTCTTGGTGCGCTGCCCCAGTGCACATTCATCTTGACCGGAGTCGTCGAGCGCTTTGGGCGCCTATCGCCGGACTGATGGTTGCTCCGCTTATCGCACTCGCGGCATTCAGTTCGCTTCAACTCGCGGCGTGGGCAGTGCTGGGGCGCGAGATTGTTGTCGCCCTGACGCAGCTGCTGCTCATGCAGAAAGCGGCACCGTGGAGAGAAGCGGCGATAATGGGTGCCTTGATTGTCGTGTCCAGTGCGTGTTGCGTTGCGCTGGGTGTGTGA